One Setaria italica strain Yugu1 chromosome I, Setaria_italica_v2.0, whole genome shotgun sequence DNA window includes the following coding sequences:
- the LOC101778556 gene encoding LRR receptor kinase SERK2 isoform X2, with protein MKQKLNATGGQLSDWNQNQVNPCTWNSVICDSSNNVVQVTLAARGFTGVLSPRIGELQYLSVLSLAGNRITGSIPEEFGNLSSLTSLDLEDNLLAGEIPASLGNLSKLQLLILSQNGFNGPIPDSIANISSLTDIRLAYNNLTGQIPDSLFQVARYNFSGNHLNCGPNFPQSCASSMSYQSGSHSSKVGLILGTVGGVIGLLIVGVLFLICNARRRSHLREVFVDVAGEDDRRIAFGQLKRFAWRELQIATDNFNERNVLGQGGFGKVYKGVLPDATKIAVKRLTDYESPGGEAAFLREVELISVAVHRNLLRLIGFCTTQTERLLVYPFMQNLSVAYRLREFKPGEPILDWPERKQVAIGTARGLEYLHEHCNPKIIHRDVKAANVLLDEDFEPVVGDFGLAKLVDVQKTSVTTQVRGTMGHIAPEYLSTGKSSERTDVFGYGIMLLELVTGQRAIDFSRLEEEDDVLLLDHVKKLQREGQLDSIVDGNLNQNYDNEELEMIIQIALLCTQASPEDRPSMSEVVRMLEGEGLAERWEEWQQVEVTRRQDYERMQRRFDWGEDSVYNQEAIELSAGR; from the exons ATGAAACAAAAACTGAATGCTACCGGTGGCCAACTTTCTGATTGGAACCAAAATCAAGTTAACCCTTGCACATGGAATTCTGTGATTTGTGACAGTAGCAACAATGTTGTTCAAGT AACATTGGCTGCACGGGGATTTACTGGTGTATTGTCACCAAGAATTGGAGAACTCCAATATTTGAGTGTCCT GTCACTAGCTGGTAACAGGATTACCGGTAGCATACCTGAGGAGTTTGGTAACCTTTCTAGTTTGACAAGCTTAGATTTAGAAGACAACCTTTTAGCTGGAGAAATACCAGCTTCTCTTGGCAACCTTTCTAAGCTACAGCTGTT GATATTGAGTCAAAATGGTTTTAATGGGCCAATTCCTGATAGCATAGCAAACATTTCAAGCTTGACAGACAT CCGCCTGGCATATAATAATTTAACTGGTCAGATACCTGATTCGCTGTTTCAAGTAGCACGTTACAA TTTTTCTGGGAATCACTTAAATTGTGGACCCAATTTCCCCCAATCTTGTGCTTCCAGCATGTCCTATCAGA GTGGGTCTCATAGCTCAAAAGTTGGCTTGATACTTGGAACAGTTGGTGGAGTAATAGGCCTTCTTATTGTGGGAGTTCTGTTTCTAATCTGTAATGCAAGGAGGAGAAGCCATCTGCGGGAAGTTTTTGTGGATGTAGCAG GCGAGGATGATCGACGAATTGCGTTTGGCCAGCTGAAAAGATTTGCATGGAGAGAACTGCAGATTGCAACTGATAATTTCAATGAAAGAAATGTTCTTGGACAGGGAGGTTTCGGTAAAGTCTACAAGGGTGTTCTTCCAGACGCCACAAAGATTGCTGTAAAACGATTGACTGACTATGAGAGTCCTGGTGGGGAAGCTGCCTTCTTGCGTGAGGTCGAGCTGATTAGTGTTGCAGTTCACCGTAATCTCCTAAGGTTGATTGGCTTCTGCACGACGCAAACAGAGCGTCTGCTGGTCTATCCATTTATGCAGAATTTGAGTGTTGCATACCGCTTAAGAG AATTTAAGCCTGGAGAACCCATCCTAGACTGGCCTGAAAGGAAACAGGTGGCTATAGGCACAGCTCGTGGACTGGAGTATCTGCATGAACACTGCAACCCCAAGATCATACACCGTGATGTAAAAGCTGCGAATGTATTGCTTGACGAGGATTTTGAGCCTGTTGTTGGTGATTTTGGCCTCGCAAAGTTAGTAGATGTGCAGAAGACATCTGTGACAACACAAGTCCGTGGAACGATGGGTCACATAGCGCCTGAGTACCTGTCCACAGGGAAGTCGTCTGAGCGGACTGATGTTTTTGGCTATGGGATCATGCTTCTTGAACTTGTGACTGGTCAGCGGGCCATAGACTTCTCACGGTtggaagaggaagatgatgtGCTATTGCTTGATCAC GTAAAGAAGCTGCAGAGAGAAGGGCAGCTAGACTCAATTGTGGATGGCAACCTGAATCAGAATTATGACAACGAGGAGCTTGAAATGATTATACAGATAGCACTTCTGTGCACACAGGCATCACCAGAGGACCGGCCATCCATGTCAGAAGTGGTTAGGATGCTGGAAGGTGAGGGCTTGGCAGAGCGGTGGGAGGAGTGGCAGCAGGTGGAGGTGACAAGAAGGCAGGATTACGAGCGAATGCAGCGGAGGTTTGACTGGGGAGAGGACTCTGTCTATAATCAGGAAGCGATAGAGCTGTCTGCAGGTAGATGA
- the LOC101778556 gene encoding LRR receptor kinase SERK2 isoform X1: protein MRKLGFAVLILVVSLPCFSASDRQGDALYDMKQKLNATGGQLSDWNQNQVNPCTWNSVICDSSNNVVQVTLAARGFTGVLSPRIGELQYLSVLSLAGNRITGSIPEEFGNLSSLTSLDLEDNLLAGEIPASLGNLSKLQLLILSQNGFNGPIPDSIANISSLTDIRLAYNNLTGQIPDSLFQVARYNFSGNHLNCGPNFPQSCASSMSYQSGSHSSKVGLILGTVGGVIGLLIVGVLFLICNARRRSHLREVFVDVAGEDDRRIAFGQLKRFAWRELQIATDNFNERNVLGQGGFGKVYKGVLPDATKIAVKRLTDYESPGGEAAFLREVELISVAVHRNLLRLIGFCTTQTERLLVYPFMQNLSVAYRLREFKPGEPILDWPERKQVAIGTARGLEYLHEHCNPKIIHRDVKAANVLLDEDFEPVVGDFGLAKLVDVQKTSVTTQVRGTMGHIAPEYLSTGKSSERTDVFGYGIMLLELVTGQRAIDFSRLEEEDDVLLLDHVKKLQREGQLDSIVDGNLNQNYDNEELEMIIQIALLCTQASPEDRPSMSEVVRMLEGEGLAERWEEWQQVEVTRRQDYERMQRRFDWGEDSVYNQEAIELSAGR, encoded by the exons GGGATGCTTTATATGATATGAAACAAAAACTGAATGCTACCGGTGGCCAACTTTCTGATTGGAACCAAAATCAAGTTAACCCTTGCACATGGAATTCTGTGATTTGTGACAGTAGCAACAATGTTGTTCAAGT AACATTGGCTGCACGGGGATTTACTGGTGTATTGTCACCAAGAATTGGAGAACTCCAATATTTGAGTGTCCT GTCACTAGCTGGTAACAGGATTACCGGTAGCATACCTGAGGAGTTTGGTAACCTTTCTAGTTTGACAAGCTTAGATTTAGAAGACAACCTTTTAGCTGGAGAAATACCAGCTTCTCTTGGCAACCTTTCTAAGCTACAGCTGTT GATATTGAGTCAAAATGGTTTTAATGGGCCAATTCCTGATAGCATAGCAAACATTTCAAGCTTGACAGACAT CCGCCTGGCATATAATAATTTAACTGGTCAGATACCTGATTCGCTGTTTCAAGTAGCACGTTACAA TTTTTCTGGGAATCACTTAAATTGTGGACCCAATTTCCCCCAATCTTGTGCTTCCAGCATGTCCTATCAGA GTGGGTCTCATAGCTCAAAAGTTGGCTTGATACTTGGAACAGTTGGTGGAGTAATAGGCCTTCTTATTGTGGGAGTTCTGTTTCTAATCTGTAATGCAAGGAGGAGAAGCCATCTGCGGGAAGTTTTTGTGGATGTAGCAG GCGAGGATGATCGACGAATTGCGTTTGGCCAGCTGAAAAGATTTGCATGGAGAGAACTGCAGATTGCAACTGATAATTTCAATGAAAGAAATGTTCTTGGACAGGGAGGTTTCGGTAAAGTCTACAAGGGTGTTCTTCCAGACGCCACAAAGATTGCTGTAAAACGATTGACTGACTATGAGAGTCCTGGTGGGGAAGCTGCCTTCTTGCGTGAGGTCGAGCTGATTAGTGTTGCAGTTCACCGTAATCTCCTAAGGTTGATTGGCTTCTGCACGACGCAAACAGAGCGTCTGCTGGTCTATCCATTTATGCAGAATTTGAGTGTTGCATACCGCTTAAGAG AATTTAAGCCTGGAGAACCCATCCTAGACTGGCCTGAAAGGAAACAGGTGGCTATAGGCACAGCTCGTGGACTGGAGTATCTGCATGAACACTGCAACCCCAAGATCATACACCGTGATGTAAAAGCTGCGAATGTATTGCTTGACGAGGATTTTGAGCCTGTTGTTGGTGATTTTGGCCTCGCAAAGTTAGTAGATGTGCAGAAGACATCTGTGACAACACAAGTCCGTGGAACGATGGGTCACATAGCGCCTGAGTACCTGTCCACAGGGAAGTCGTCTGAGCGGACTGATGTTTTTGGCTATGGGATCATGCTTCTTGAACTTGTGACTGGTCAGCGGGCCATAGACTTCTCACGGTtggaagaggaagatgatgtGCTATTGCTTGATCAC GTAAAGAAGCTGCAGAGAGAAGGGCAGCTAGACTCAATTGTGGATGGCAACCTGAATCAGAATTATGACAACGAGGAGCTTGAAATGATTATACAGATAGCACTTCTGTGCACACAGGCATCACCAGAGGACCGGCCATCCATGTCAGAAGTGGTTAGGATGCTGGAAGGTGAGGGCTTGGCAGAGCGGTGGGAGGAGTGGCAGCAGGTGGAGGTGACAAGAAGGCAGGATTACGAGCGAATGCAGCGGAGGTTTGACTGGGGAGAGGACTCTGTCTATAATCAGGAAGCGATAGAGCTGTCTGCAGGTAGATGA